One part of the Saprospiraceae bacterium genome encodes these proteins:
- a CDS encoding T9SS type A sorting domain-containing protein, producing the protein MKSFKAINLVRLISSLGLTFFLLLLAFFQPIKLHSQDWEWQAGGYFWDVHFTDGQNGWAVGYGGSIIHTTNGGGSWIVQNSATGYDLRGVHFINNQIGWAVGQYGDIINTEDSGNEWKFQSKISNLEIRDVQFTDGKKGWIVGYNKWDNLGQIFNTIDGGKTWLLQWSQSNWGITDLDFLDNQNGWAVGGNGTLLHTSNGGQNWTLQAIGTTTYLWSVNFTDAKHGWIVEENGLVFYTLDGGQNWLKVSAQGNLRHVFFRDNQNGWAVGNSGKIIHTMNGGKTWDTQISNTSMGLHDVQFVDNLKGWVVGNGGTILTTIDGGKKWTAQTSAGEMDLEDITFVDILNGWAVGENSTILHTADGGKNWIRQANNESSNLLAVHFINLQKGWAVGKSGSVLHTVDGGQKWTKQVSGTGWDLMDVFFTDSLNGWIAGGSSGLFLRTKDGGKTWLTESIGSGYDLNSIYFPNSQIGWVADGRSGKLLHTTNGGQTWTIQIASTNAYLYDVFFSDELNGWAFDLSHTKFLHTTDGGMSWNQQNAPYSGIGNDFYFIDSLNGWAVSTSSTISKTQNGGQTWTTQKFIGNGGSGYGLKGLHFNSQKNGYVVGEWGVILKLSDPSITNVKTIKSDSLIVCKIYPNPFTNSAVIKIYDSISEKHVLEIVDVFGRILFEQVLYSNQETIKVDLSNGTYFYIIKSEKQKIIGTGKFMIR; encoded by the coding sequence ATGAAAAGTTTCAAAGCCATTAATCTTGTTCGCTTAATCAGCTCATTAGGACTAACTTTCTTTTTATTACTATTAGCTTTTTTCCAACCCATTAAATTACATAGTCAAGACTGGGAGTGGCAAGCAGGTGGATACTTTTGGGATGTACATTTCACAGATGGTCAAAATGGTTGGGCGGTTGGTTATGGAGGTTCCATAATTCATACAACAAATGGAGGCGGATCTTGGATAGTACAAAATTCTGCGACTGGTTATGATCTTAGAGGGGTACATTTTATTAATAACCAGATTGGATGGGCTGTAGGTCAATATGGAGATATTATTAATACTGAAGACAGTGGGAACGAATGGAAATTTCAGTCTAAAATTTCTAATTTAGAAATTAGGGATGTCCAATTTACAGACGGTAAGAAGGGCTGGATTGTTGGCTACAATAAATGGGATAATTTGGGCCAAATCTTCAATACGATTGATGGTGGTAAAACCTGGTTATTACAATGGTCACAATCCAATTGGGGCATAACCGACCTGGATTTCCTTGATAATCAAAATGGTTGGGCTGTTGGAGGAAACGGAACACTCCTTCATACTTCAAATGGAGGTCAAAATTGGACATTGCAAGCAATAGGAACAACAACGTACTTGTGGAGTGTAAATTTTACGGACGCCAAACACGGGTGGATCGTTGAAGAAAATGGTCTTGTTTTTTATACTTTAGATGGAGGTCAAAATTGGCTTAAAGTTTCAGCTCAAGGAAACTTGAGACATGTTTTTTTTAGAGACAATCAAAATGGTTGGGCTGTTGGAAATTCAGGAAAAATAATCCATACAATGAATGGTGGAAAGACCTGGGATACACAAATTTCAAACACCAGTATGGGATTGCATGATGTGCAATTTGTCGACAATCTAAAAGGTTGGGTGGTAGGTAATGGAGGCACTATTCTTACCACAATTGATGGTGGTAAAAAATGGACGGCTCAGACATCTGCAGGGGAAATGGATTTAGAAGATATTACTTTTGTTGACATCCTAAATGGTTGGGCTGTTGGAGAAAATTCTACTATTTTACATACTGCTGATGGTGGAAAAAATTGGATCAGACAAGCAAATAATGAATCATCAAATTTGTTGGCAGTGCATTTTATTAATTTACAAAAAGGGTGGGCTGTTGGTAAAAGCGGATCGGTCTTACATACCGTAGATGGTGGACAGAAATGGACCAAACAAGTATCCGGAACAGGATGGGATCTTATGGATGTATTTTTTACAGATAGTCTCAATGGGTGGATAGCAGGTGGAAGTTCGGGGTTGTTTTTGAGAACAAAAGACGGTGGCAAAACATGGTTAACAGAGTCTATCGGCTCAGGATATGATCTAAACAGTATTTATTTCCCTAATAGCCAAATTGGCTGGGTAGCTGATGGACGTTCTGGAAAATTACTACATACTACAAACGGTGGGCAAACGTGGACTATACAAATTGCGTCAACAAATGCATACTTATACGATGTGTTCTTTTCTGACGAACTTAATGGATGGGCCTTCGATTTAAGTCACACTAAATTTTTACATACTACAGACGGCGGCATGTCTTGGAATCAACAAAATGCACCCTATTCTGGTATAGGAAATGATTTTTATTTTATTGACAGTCTAAATGGTTGGGCTGTTAGCACCAGTTCAACTATAAGTAAAACTCAAAATGGAGGTCAAACTTGGACTACCCAAAAATTTATTGGAAATGGCGGGAGTGGTTATGGCTTAAAAGGATTACATTTTAATAGCCAAAAAAACGGTTATGTAGTTGGCGAATGGGGTGTGATTTTGAAACTATCCGACCCATCAATTACGAATGTAAAGACAATAAAATCTGACAGTTTAATAGTGTGTAAAATCTATCCCAATCCATTTACAAATTCTGCTGTAATTAAAATTTATGATTCAATCTCAGAAAAACATGTTCTTGAAATTGTTGATGTTTTTGGGCGTATACTTTTTGAACAAGTTCTATATTCTAACCAAGAAACTATAAAAGTCGATTTGAGCAATGGTACCTATTTTTACATTATTAAAAGTGAGAAACAAAAAATAATTGGAACTGGAAAATTTATGATTCGATAA
- a CDS encoding sigma-70 family RNA polymerase sigma factor: MTNTLKKCTEENIIQWLEDKSPNMEQQSMTCLYTLFYERVKSWVLQNKGSEIDAQDSLTEALFSFVRCFREGKYSHEGKLEPFFMRIAKNKFFDICRKRKSDIPSGGIISIDENFPGGIPSDIEWTDPLIAEAESQEEIKQNQKVEKCLNKLSESCKDRLVRFYYMQQSHKDIARDLGDSSEAVSKVMKNKCEKKLKEYVFNI; this comes from the coding sequence ATGACTAATACATTAAAGAAGTGTACTGAAGAAAACATCATTCAATGGCTTGAAGACAAAAGTCCGAATATGGAACAACAGTCAATGACTTGTTTGTATACCCTTTTTTATGAGAGAGTCAAAAGTTGGGTTTTGCAAAATAAGGGTTCAGAAATTGATGCACAGGATTCACTGACGGAAGCCTTGTTCAGTTTTGTTCGATGTTTTAGAGAAGGAAAATATAGTCATGAAGGTAAATTAGAACCATTTTTTATGCGTATTGCAAAAAATAAATTCTTTGATATTTGCCGGAAACGGAAATCAGACATTCCTTCCGGTGGAATAATTTCTATAGATGAAAATTTCCCTGGAGGTATTCCTTCTGACATCGAATGGACAGATCCTTTAATAGCAGAGGCAGAAAGTCAGGAAGAAATAAAACAAAATCAAAAAGTAGAGAAATGTCTTAATAAACTCTCTGAAAGTTGTAAGGATCGATTGGTTCGCTTTTATTATATGCAACAAAGCCATAAGGATATAGCAAGGGATCTTGGTGACTCCAGTGAAGCCGTATCAAAAGTAATGAAAAACAAGTGTGAAAAAAAATTAAAAGAGTATGTTTTTAATATTTGA
- a CDS encoding C1 family peptidase: MRKVKFLFLILLILQIDVLLSQEITMSFGLEESDTNYISFGQIDTSDLNRDGEAHLPSVVNYRNKISVQVFDQGFVPACVGYAIASAVTIRMNLYCNVNCSCKKTQPPFSAAYLYNQISGGKLCGISLARALDTLEKQGICPERNFQNDRYSASKQPDRSVRNTASKFNFWKGERIFFLPYELQNNDERYVLVLKILKAYIFKSKPIIVGLRCPEDFKTFKGKVYKPGTLPVNANHAALVVGYDDETKTIEILNSFGEDWGDDGFARIGYEDFCEMVRYGYVTRLNGDIGDSCRMK, from the coding sequence ATGAGAAAAGTCAAATTCCTGTTTTTAATATTATTAATACTTCAAATTGATGTGTTATTATCACAGGAAATAACGATGTCATTTGGCCTTGAAGAAAGTGATACGAATTACATTTCATTTGGACAAATAGATACGTCTGATTTAAATAGAGATGGAGAAGCTCATTTACCATCTGTTGTTAATTATCGCAATAAAATTTCAGTCCAGGTTTTTGATCAGGGCTTTGTTCCAGCTTGTGTAGGTTATGCCATTGCTTCTGCTGTTACCATTCGAATGAATTTATACTGTAATGTAAACTGCAGTTGTAAAAAAACGCAGCCTCCTTTTTCTGCAGCGTATCTCTATAATCAAATTTCGGGAGGAAAGCTTTGTGGCATATCTTTAGCACGAGCACTCGATACTTTAGAAAAACAAGGTATTTGTCCTGAACGAAACTTTCAAAACGACCGGTATTCAGCTTCCAAGCAACCCGATCGATCCGTTCGCAATACTGCAAGCAAGTTTAATTTTTGGAAAGGAGAACGCATTTTTTTCTTGCCATATGAATTACAAAATAATGATGAAAGGTATGTTTTAGTGTTGAAAATACTTAAAGCCTATATCTTTAAATCCAAACCTATAATTGTTGGTTTGCGTTGTCCCGAAGATTTCAAAACCTTTAAAGGCAAAGTTTATAAACCAGGCACATTGCCCGTCAATGCCAATCATGCTGCATTGGTTGTAGGCTATGATGATGAAACTAAAACAATCGAAATTCTCAATTCCTTTGGAGAAGATTGGGGTGATGATGGTTTTGCCAGAATTGGTTATGAAGATTTTTGTGAAATGGTGCGATATGGATATGTGACGAGATTGAATGGAGACATTGGTGATTCGTGTAGAATGAAATGA